In the genome of Podospora pseudocomata strain CBS 415.72m chromosome 2 map unlocalized CBS415.72m_2.2, whole genome shotgun sequence, one region contains:
- a CDS encoding uncharacterized protein (EggNog:ENOG503PSF3), whose product MANSMTRHDSGNNATWTKTIVSKTDYRDIMWTDLLEIAEDHWKWVQAQPGAYTRGESCLVAALFLPSTKGGVIFLSTIPRGSKHTEMMNGARAAPAWFHATTGGTNRNTNLQLHAEDGAEFLFETSPYSRGIVSRNLQYVTPDRDNAHSRMKLAVWGRHRTSPAQGESIALCTVGEKQPKCPAVARALNIAYCDRYKVRFEQQHR is encoded by the coding sequence ATGGCCAACTCGATGACCAGACACGACAGCGGCAACAACGCCACCTGGACCAAGACCATCGTCTCCAAGACGGACTACCGCGACATCATGTGGACCGACCTCCTCGAGATCGCCGAAGACCACTGGAAGTGGGTCCAGGCCCAACCCGGCGCCTACACCCGCGGGGAGTCCTGCCTcgtcgccgccctcttcctcccctccaccaaaggCGGCGTCATCTTCTTGTCTACCATCCCCCGGGGGAGCAAGCACACGGAGATGATGAACGGCGCCCGCGCCGCCCCCGCCTGGTTCCACGCCACTACGGGGGGCACCAACCGCAACACCAACCTGCAGCTCCATGCCGAGGATGGCGCCGAGTTCCTCTTCGAGACATCACCGTACTCCAGGGGCATCGTCAGCAGGAACCTCCAGTACGTCACCCCGGATCGCGACAACGCGCACAGCCGCATGAAGCTGGCCGTCTGGGGTCGCCATAGGACCTCGCCTGCCCAAGGCGAGAGCATCGCGCTGTGCACGGTTGGCGAGAAGCAGCCCAAGTGCCCGGCTGTGGCGCGGGCGCTGAATATTGCCTACTGCGACCGGTACAAGGTTCGGtttgagcagcagcacagaTAA
- a CDS encoding uncharacterized protein (EggNog:ENOG503PG2G) yields MECTPPFLRLSPDIRRQIYEWVGLADYHPHFFRLNGQETEFFGLLISCKIIYHEASTLLYSRNRFIIRYTSPHSLAPLRSLTSRSLASLTSLRVILNEASCHQPEDGNHSYCCHLLRVYPYDGQTYCSHAHGDLHQAPATLSVSSTKDMLAEWTDAATYMSAHVNPRALEIKLVCDVQEDDVEAAQLAVAPLKLLSPLANCHVRLCRKTNSQLQQIADAAVKHARGITQTAPDALTKPCLSSSTAPLASHLLKLPQELRLRILEYTDLVTPWNEVTWSRQGRTSRKYSLCRVGCEYGASCPPEVHNGCQFVECWTIGCFCRLQHSAASDSCRCWAAPTDLFLICRTLYLDAQVVFFSQNRFVVHDYDSSSPSDVPNHEELSPRQYPFDRFAVSEFLRDVVPQGCLDMFRSLEVVFPPYNWEVWPQDDSPAQKDWLATVDWAKDKLNLRGLTLRVVMADVSDWGAPDDRVDMTAEQGRAIIEAYHRIITPLRLWGQPNSSSDTVLARFCANLVEPSKHTYSIEDPFWEEERSRVFEDQLKEKVERLVRGDELWEEQSGLPEPPRGLWKYAFRRDA; encoded by the coding sequence ATGGAGTGCACTCCCCCGTTTTTGCGACTGTCTCCTGACATACGCCGTCAGATCTATGAATGGGTTGGTTTGGCAGACTATCACCCGCACTTTTTCAGGTTGAACGGCCAGGAAACAGAATTCTTTGGCTTATTGATTTCCTGCAAAATCATCTACCATGAAGCATCTACTTTGCTGTACTCGAGGAACAGGTTCATCATCCGCTATACCAGCCCTCACTCCCTTGCGCCTTTGAGATCTCTTACATCCCGGTCCTTGGCGTCTTTAACCTCACTCAGGGTCATTCTGAATGAGGCTTCGTGCCATCAACCTGAAGACGGCAACCACTCATACTGCTGCCATTTGCTACGTGTATACCCTTACGATGGCCAGACCTACTGCTCCCACGCCCATGGCGACCTGCATCAAGCCCCGGCCACTCTTTCGGTCTCATCTACGAAGGATATGCTTGCCGAGTGGACGGACGCGGCTACCTACATGTCGGCTCATGTCAACCCCCGAGCTCTGGAAATAAAGCTCGTTTGTGACGTTCAGGAAGACGATGTCGAGGCAGCTCAACTGGCAGTGGCGCCCCTAAAGCTCCTATCGCCATTGGCCAACTGCCACGTTCGACTCTGCCGGAAGACAAACAGCCAGCTTCAACAGATTGCCGATGCCGCCGTCAAACACGCTCGTGGCATCACCCAGACGGCACCCGATGCGCTCACTAAGCCGTGCCTGTCCTCTTCGACGGCGCCATTAGCCAGTCACTTGCTCAAGCTTCCACAAGAGCTTCGTCTCCGCATACTCGAGTATACTGACCTCGTTACCCCGTGGAACGAGGTCACATGGAGTAGGCAAGGTCGAACATCCAGGAAATATTCCTTGTGCCGCGTCGGGTGCGAGTACGGCGCATCGTGCCCTCCTGAAGTACACAACGGATGCCAGTTCGTCGAATGCTGGACCATTGGTTGCTTCTGCCGTCTTCAGCATTCCGCCGCTTCGGATTCTTGCCGGTGCTGGGCGGCCCCAACCGACTTGTTTCTCATCTGCCGCACCCTCTACCTCGACGCCCAGGTGGTTTTCTTCTCACAGAACCGCTTCGTCGTGCACGACTacgactcctcctccccatcggACGTGCCAAACCACGAGGAGCTGTCGCCTCGCCAGTACCCGTTCGATCGCTTCGCAGTGAGCGAGTTTCTCCGCGACGTCGTTCCCCAGGGTTGCCTCGACATGTTCCGCTCTCTCGAAGTAGTCTTCCCACCGTATAACTGGGAAGTCTGGCCTCAGGACGACTCGCCCGCACAGAAGGACTGGCTCGCTACCGTCGATTGGGCCAAAGACAAGCTCAACCTGCGCGGGCTGACGCTCCGCGTAGTGATGGCCGATGTGAGCGACTGGGGCGCGCCGGACGACCGGGTTGACATGACGGCGGAGCAGGGCCGCGCCATTATAGAAGCATACCATCGTATCATCACACCCCTTCGACTCTGGGGTCAGCCGAACTCCTCCTCTGACACGGTTTTGGCCAGGTTTTGCGCCAACTTGGTCGAACCAAGCAAACACACTTACTCGATTGAGGACCCattttgggaggaggagaggtcgaGGGTGTTTGAGGATcagttgaaggagaaggttgagCGGTTGGTGAGGGGAGATGAGCTGTGGGAGGAACAGTCTGGTCTTCCGGAGCCTCCTAGAGGGCTTTGGAAGTATGCGTTTCGCAGGGATGCTTAG
- a CDS encoding uncharacterized protein (EggNog:ENOG503P2DI; COG:G), producing MKASLFTSLSVAALALAVPQKRSVPTAAELARFKVFAEYQAAAFCMTEGQPAGTQVACLEGQCNTLTSRNVTVHSPSFTGTILDTRGFVSVDPVAKEIVLTFRGTVSIRNWVADFIFVQVPCDYAFGCLVHTGFLASWAEVKSRAMAAVTAARQAHPTFKVTVTGYSLGAAVGTIAAADIRRSLKIPVDLITFGSPRVGNNAFAKFVTAGAGSEYRLTHANDPIARLPPIIFNYRHTSPEYWFDEGADGVVTLDEVQVCEGHANIQCNGGTGDFNMDVHGWYFQRFTGCAPTEQPFKARSTPISDAELAKIVNEWVKEDKVLAKNLELSGEA from the exons ATGAAGGCCTCCCTGTTTACCAGCCTATCCGTggctgcccttgcccttgcggTGCCCCAGAAGCGGA GTGTTCCCACCGCTGCTGAGCTGGCTAGGTTCAAAGTCTTTGCCGAGTATCAGGCTGCTGCGTTTTGCATGACCGAGGGCCAGCCTGCCGGCACCCAGGTCGCCTGTCTTGAGGGCCAGTGCAACACCCTGACATCGCGCAACGTTACCGTCCACTCACCTTCCTTCACCGGCACCATCTTGGATACTCGAGGCTTTGTCTCTGTTGACCCCGTAGCCAAGGAGATTGTCTTGACCTTCAGGGGCACCGTTTCCATCAGAAACTGGGTGGCAGA TTTCATCTTTGTCCAAGTCCCTTGCGACTACGCCTTTGGCTGCCTCGTCCACACcggcttcctcgcctcctggGCCGAAGTCAAGAGCCGTGCCATGgccgccgtcaccgccgccagaCAGGCCCACCCGACCTTCAAGGTCACCGTCACCGGTTACTCCCTCGGCGCCGCCGTCGGCACCATCGCCGCTGCCGACATCCGCAGGAGCCTCAAGATCCCCGTTGATCTCATCACCTTTGGCTCTCCCCGCGTGGGAAACAATGCGTTTGCCAAGTTCGTCACTGCTGGGGCTGGTAGCGAGTACCGCCTCACCCACGCCAACGACCCGATTGCCCGTCTCCCgcccatcatcttcaactaCAGACACACCAGCCCTGAGTACTGGTTTGATGAGGGAGCCGATGGTGTTGTGACTCTCGATGAGGTCCAGGTTTGCGAGGGGCATGCCAACATCCAGTGCAATGGTGGGACGGGAGACTTCAACATGGATGTGCATGGCTGGTATTTCCAGAGGTTCACCGGCTGTGCGCCCACGGAACAGCCTTTCAAGGCCCGTAGCACGCCCATCAGTGATGCGGAGCTTGCGAAGATTGTGAACGAGTGGGTgaaggaggacaaggtgtTGGCCAAGAACTTGGAGCTGAGTGGTGAGGCGTAA
- a CDS encoding uncharacterized protein (EggNog:ENOG503P58P): protein MPTPLDRAMRSRNAFLAFTGLVTGVAVWAIWGGDMFPTSPDPTGNPEEWSKEDLRRWLAARNLHPQDSDTREQLLERVKANMRIPRQ, encoded by the exons ATGCCAACGCCACTCGATCGTGCAATGAGATCACGG AATGCTTTCCTAG CTTTCACAGGTCTGGTGACGGGTGTTGCCGTATGGGCGATCTGGGGAGGAGACATGTTCCCCACAAGCCCAGACCCAACTGGTAATCCAGAGGAATGGTCTAAAGAAGACCTCCGGAGATGGCTCGCCGCT CGAaatcttcaccctcaagacTCAGACACGAGGGAGCAActgttggagagggttaAAGCAAACATGAGGATTCCAAGGCAGTGA
- a CDS encoding uncharacterized protein (EggNog:ENOG503PAP5) — MFSYTPLDHDRREIRLLTFNFVNPPLSHENLDDSPSINLSLSHAFLDAEPTPVYNALSYVWGDANDTRPIILDGHVFQVTKNLFTALTQLHASQMSARIWIDAICINQSNNDEKAVQVRLMNLVYSLAKNVLIWLGPEPDGGAFQTIRTLAAMYRDSTDEGYINIETITDREDLQFEERMARLGEEVVDLADSGGDEDGRLDFEALWRLFFDRPWWHRVWVVQEVVLAKAAMVLCGNEFVLWEDVKDIWSVLLAVSHRVLRIGDDKYSNLAKAVDIIIGIFGHLEAASTNYEASLINAQERGVGEAGLSLFEALEVTFQSNTVDATDERDMIYGILGMVQPEDRCKIPVDYSSTNTMERVSFDVSKVLLMKYGPNILSSYQRLFSVKHHPVAIPSWVVDRTSEFRTALAVKVEDRHPINNLYHATKGTSWEEWSARSEIGQASYGEPRISLPGRIVGRVVNVGKTLVDMTVQKYSAEWYAVVTKWLFELIDMLETYRASLAGNSEFLTSTLENVWRVPVLDSDVDGTARADDGLWGEVFLAGFETLTLTGKKQSWSDVYDEEKTELPNDLFMYLGACKVQRQRSFVDSTGRPGTTLQDVQVGDQVVIFPGAHVPFVIRPVTRKGGDVVHHMVGAAYVYSIMDGEAMEDDSEFQDIWLA, encoded by the coding sequence ATGTTTTCCTATACGCCCCTCGACCACGACCGACGCGAGATTCGCCTTCTCACTTTCAACTTTGTCAACCCACCCCTTAGCCATGAGAATCTAGACGACTCACCCTCCATAAACCTCAGCTTGAGCCACGCGTTCCTCGATGCCGAACCTACACCGGTCTACAATGCCCTCTCCTACGTTTGGGGCGACGCAAATGACACCCGgcccatcatcctcgacggTCATGTTTTCCAAGTCACCAAAAACCTCTTCACGGCCCTCACCCAGCTTCACGCCTCCCAGATGAGCGCGCGGATATGGATCGACGCCATCTGCATCAACCAGTCCAACAACGACGAAAAGGCCGTGCAGGTTCGGCTCATGAACTTGGTGTACTCTCTTGCAAAGAATGTGCTGATCTGGCTCGGGCCCGAGCCGGACGGGGGTGCGTTCCAGACAATCAGGACACTGGCGGCTATGTACCGGGACTCGACCGATGAAGGGTACATCAATATTGAGACCATCACTGACCGGGAGGACCTCCAGTTCGAGGAGCGAATGGCCCgcttgggagaggaggtggtcgaTCTCGCCGacagtggtggtgatgaagatggtcgACTCGACTTTGAAGCTCTGTGGAGATTATTCTTCGACCGGCCGTGGTGGCATCGCGTGTGGGTCGTTCAGGAGGTTGTGCTCGCCAAGGCCGCGATGGTTCTCTGTGGGAATGAATTCGTGCTCTGGGAAGACGTCAAAGACATCTGGTCTGTCTTGCTGGCGGTGTCGCACCGAGTACTGCGCATCGGGGACGACAAATATTCTAACCTGGCCAAAGCCGtggacatcatcatcgggaTCTTTGGCCATCTCGAGGCGGCGAGTACGAATTACGAGGCCAGCCTGATCAATGCCCAGGAACGAGGCGTAGGAGAGGCCGGACTTTCCCTTTTCGAGGCTCTGGAGGTGACCTTCCAGTCCAACACGGTTGACGCTACCGACGAAAGGGACATGATATACGGCATCCTGGGGATGGTGCAACCTGAGGATCGCTGCAAAATCCCGGTTGATTACTCAAGCACCAACACCATGGAAAGAGTGTCTTTCGACGTGAGCAAGGTCTTGCTAATGAAGTACGGCCCAAACATTTTAAGCAGCTACCAAAGGCTGTTCAGCGTCAAGCATCACCCTGTTGCGATCCCATCATGGGTCGTTGACCGGACATCTGAGTTCCGCACCGCCCTTGCAGTCAAAGTCGAGGACCGGCATCCTATAAACAACCTATATCACGCCACCAAGGGGACGAGTTGGGAGGAATGGTCAGCAAGATCCGAAATCGGTCAGGCTTCGTATGGGGAGCCGCGCATTTCTCTTCCCGGGCGGATAGTTGGCCGAGTTGTCAACGTTGGGAAGACCTTGGTGGACATGACCGTCCAGAAGTATTCGGCAGAGTGGTACGCAGTTGTGACAAAATGGCTGTTTGAACTCATTGATATGCTCGAGACGTACCGAGCTTCTCTCGCAGGTAACTCGGAATTCCTAACCTCGACTCTTGAGAACGTCTGGCGGGTTCCCGTTCTCGACTCTGACGTGGACGGGACGGCCCGAGCGGACGATGGCCTTTGGGGAGAAGTATTTCTCGCCGGGTTTGAAACCTTGACATTGACAGGCAAGAAACAGTCTTGGTCCGATGTATATGACGAGGAAAAAACAGAGCTACCCAATGACCTATTCATGTATCTCGGTGCTTGCAAGGTCCAAAGACAGCGTTCGTTTGTTGACAGCACGGGAAGGCCGGGGACCACGCTGCAAGACGTCCAGGTTGGTGACCAAGTTGTGATATTCCCCGGTGCGCATGTGCCGTTCGTTATCAGGCCTGTGACGCggaagggaggagatgttgtgCATCATATGGTTGGGGCAGCTTACGTTTACAGTATAATGGACGGCGAGGCGATGGAGGATGATTCGGAGTTTCAAGATATATGGCTGGCATAG
- the STE24 gene encoding zinc metalloprotease (COG:O; EggNog:ENOG503NUIC; MEROPS:MER0002635) encodes MDILQRLARFLDRPLFPWKKLIIGFSVAQFLFEGVLGIRQYRVLTKTKPPAVLQHEVTQEVFDKSQAYGRAKAKFSLINGLYGQIQNFAFYHFDILPKLWSWSGNLLLRFAPTRFTGEISQSIVFILAFIFIHQVVSLPSNIYQTFVLEEKFGFNKQTPKLFVTDMIKSNLLAVVLTPPILAGFLAIIKKTGSQFFYYLWMFGAGLQVFMITIYPIAILPLFNKLSPLEEGKLKTDVEDLAKKLKFPLHELHVIDGSKRSAHSNAYFFGLPWKKHIVIYDTLIEKSETEEVVAVLAHELGHWSLGHTTKLFGISQAHFFYIFALFSVFVNNNSLYADFGFHAQHPIIVGFLLFSDILGPADNVIKFLMNILSRRFEFQADAFANNLGYNAELASSLIKLQIQNLSTMDADWAFAAYHFSHPILSERLKALNWQPTEKVVVKDTVGEEKKEDTAVTTGRDEL; translated from the exons ATGGATATTCTACAG CGCCTCGCGCGGTTCCTCGACCGTCCGCTATTCCCCTGGAAGAAGCTAATTATCGGGTTCTCTGTTGCCCAATTCCTGTTCGAAGGTGTCCTCGGTATTCGCCAGTATCGTGTCTTGACCAAGACCAAGCCCCCCGCCGTTCTCCAGCATGAAGTCACACAAGAGGTTTTCGACAAGAGCCAGGCCTATGGAcgcgccaaggccaagttcTCTCTGATCAACGGTCTCTACGGTCAAATCCAAAACTTCGCATTCTACCACTTCGATATTCTCCCCAAGCTCTGGTCATGGTCTGGCAACCTACTCCTTCGCTTCGCACCCACTCGGTTCACCGGCGAAATCTCGCAATCTATCGTGTTCATTCTggccttcatcttcatccaccaAGTCGTCTCGCTCCCGTCCAACATCTACCAGACATTTGTTCTGGAGGAGAAGTTTGGATTCAACAAGCAGACCCCGAAGCTCTTCGTCACGGATATGATCAAGTCCAACCTGTTGGCTGTGGTTTTGACTCCTCCCATTCTTGCCGGTTTCCTCGCCATCATTAAGAAGACTGGCAGCCAGTTCTTCTATTACCTCTGGATGTTCGGCGCTGGTCTTCAGGTCTTCATGATTACGATTTACCCCATTGCTATCCTGCCACTGTTCAACAAACTTTCTCCCCTGGAGGAAGGCAAGCTCAAGACCGACGTTGAGGACCtcgccaagaagctcaagttCCCTCTTCACGAACTCCACGTCATCGATGGCAGCAAGCGCAGCGCTCACAGCAACGCCTATTTTTTTGGTCTCCCCTGGAAGAAGCACATTGTTATCTACGACACTCTGATTGAGAAGAGCGAGACCGAGGAGGTCGTTGCTGTTCTCGCCCACGAACTTGGTCActggagcttgggccacaccaccaagctGTTTGGTATTTCTCAG GCTCACTTCTTCTACATCTTTGCCCTCTTCTCCGTCTTCGTAAACAACAACTCCCTCTACGCCGATTTTGGCTTCCACGCCCAGCACCCCATCATCgtcggcttcctcctcttcagcgaCATCCTCGGCCCCGCCGACAATGTCATCAAGTTCCTCATGAACATCCTCAGCCGCCGCTTCGAGTTCCAAGCCGACGCCTTTGCCAACAATCTTGGGTACAATGCTGAGCTGGCTTCTTCTCTCATTAAGCTGCAGATCCAGAACTTGAGCACCATGGACGCTGATTGGGCTTTTGCCGCCTATCACTTCTCTCATCCTATCCTTtcggagaggttgaaggcgTTGAACTGGCAGCCTACGGAGAAGGTGGTTGTTAAGGATacggttggggaggagaagaaggaggacacGGCTGTTACCACTGGGAGGGATGAGCTTTGA
- a CDS encoding uncharacterized protein (CAZy:GH3; COG:G; EggNog:ENOG503P0WZ) — MAYRSLVLGAFASTSLAASVVTPRDPVPPGFVAAPYYPAPHGGWVASWEEAYSKAEALVSQMTLAEKTNITSGIGIFMERLGFPRMCLQDSALGVSSADNVTAFPAGITTGATFDKKLIYARGVAIGEEHRGKGTNVYLGPSVGPLGRKPLGGRNWEGFGSDPVLQAKAAALTIKGVQEQGIIATIKHLIGNEQEMYRMYNPFQPGYSANIDDRTLHELYLWPFAESVHAGVGSAMTAYNAVNGSACSQHSYLINGILKDELGFQGFVMSDWLSHISGVDSALAGLDMNMPGDTNIPLFGFSNWHYELSRSVLNGSVPLDRLNDMVTRIVATWYKFGQDRDHPRPNFSSNTRDRDGLLYPAALFSPKGQVNWFVNVQADHYLIAREVAQDAITLLKNNGSFLPLTTSQSLHVFGTAAQVNPDGPNACMNRACNKGTLGMGWGSGVADYPYLDDPISAIRKRVPDVKFFNTDGFPWFHPTPSPDDVAIVFITSDAGENSFTVEGNNGDRNSAKLAAWHNGDELVRKTAEKYNNVIVVAQTVGPLDLESWIDNPRVKGVLFQHLPGQEAGESLANILFGDVSPSGHLPYSITKRANDFPDSIANLRGFAFGQVQDTYSEGLYIDYRWLNKEKIRPRFAFGHGLSYTNFSFDATIESVTPLSLVPPARAPKGSTPVYSTEIPPASEAYWPEGFNRIWRYLYSWLNKNDADNAYAVGIAGVKKYNYPAGYSTAQKPGPAAGGGEGGNPALWDIAFRVPVTVKNTGDTFSGRASVQAYVQYPEGIPYDTPVVQLRDFEKTRVLAPGEEETVTVELTRKDLSVWDTELQNWVVPGVGGKKYTVWIGEASDRLFTACYTDTGVCEGGRVPPV, encoded by the exons ATGGCATACCGCTCATTAGTCTTGGGTGCCTTCGCCTCCACCTCTCTTGCCGCCAGCGTCGTGACGCCTCGAGATCCTGTTCCGCCTGGATTCGTCGCTGCCCCATACTATCCAGCGCCTCATGGAGGATGGGTCGCTTCGTGGGAAGAGGCTTACAGCAAGGCCGAAGCCTTGGTCTCGCAGATGACCTTGGCTGAAAAGACCAACATCACCTCAGGCATTGGCATCTTTATGG AAAGATTGGGGTTCCCGCGCATGTGTCTTCAGGACTCTGCGTTGGGTGTGTCGTCGGCTGACAACGTCACTGCGTTCCCTGCTGGCATCACCACTGGTGCAACGTTTGACAAGAAGCTGATTTATGCTCGTGGTGTTGCTATTGGTGAAGAGCATCGCGGCAAGGGCACAAATGTCTATCTGGGTCCTTCCGTAGGCCCTCTTGGGCGGAAGCCTTTGGGTGGCCGCAACTGGGAGGGCTTTGGATCTGACCCAGTTCTTCaagccaaggctgctgcccTGACGATCAAGGGCgttcaagaacaaggcaTCATTGCTACTATCAAGCATCTGATCGGCAACGAGCAGGAGATGTATAGAATGTACAACCCCTTCCAGCCTGGATATAGCGCCAATATTG ATGATCGGACTCTGCACGAGCTCTACCTGTGGCCCTTTGCCGAATCCGTCCATGCCGGTGTTGGGTCGGCAATGACAGCTTACAATGCTGTAAATGGGTCTGCTTGCTCTCAGCACAGCTATCTCATCAACGGTATTTTGAAAGATGAGCTTGGATTCCAGGGCTTCGTCATGTCTGACTGGCTGTCCCACATCTCCGGAGTCGACTCCGCGTTGGCAGGTCTCGACATGAACATGCCAGGTGACACCAACATTCCCCTATTTGGTTTCAGCAACTGGCACTATGAGCTCAGCAGATCGGTTCTCAACGGGTCTGTGCCTCTTGACAGACTGAACGACATGGTCACCAGAATCGTCGCGACATGGTACAAGTTCGGTCAGGATAGGGACCACCCAAGGCCTAACTTCTCGTCAAACACCCGTGACCGTGACGGTCTGCTTTATCCTGCAgctctcttctcccccaagGGTCAGGTGAACTGGTTTGTCAATGTTCAGGCTGATCATTATTTGATCGCCAGAGAGGTCGCCCAGGATGCCATCACCCTTCTCAAGAACAATGGGAGCTTCCTTCCCCTGACGACTTCGCAGTCTCTCCATGTCTTCGGTACTGCTGCCCAGGTCAACCCCGATGGGCCCAACGCTTGCATGAACCGCGCCTGCAACAAAGGAACACTTGGCATGGGCTGGGGTTCTGGTGTTGCCGATTATCCTTACTTGGATGACCCGATCTCGGCTATCAGGAAGCGGGTTCCCGACGTCAAGTTCTTCAACACCGACGGCTTCCCTTGGTTCCACCCTACACCGTCGCCCGATGACGTTGCCATCGTGTTCATCACCTCCGATGCTGGAGAGAACTCGTTCACTGTTGAGGGCAACAACGGTGATCGCAACAGTGCCAAGCTGGCTGCGTGGCATAACGGTGACGAGCTGGTCAGAAAGACTGCCGAGAAGTACAACAACGTTATTGTGGTAGCTCAAACCGTCGGCCCTCTCGATCTCGAATCCTGGATCGACAACCCTCGCGTCAAGGGCGTCCTGTTTCAGCACCTTCCCGGTCAAGAAGCGGGCGAGTCATTGGCCAACATTCTCTTTGGCGATGTCTCCCCCAGCGGTCACCTTCCCTactccatcaccaagcgCGCCAACGACTTCCCCGACAGCATCGCCAACCTCCGTGGCTTTGCCTTTGGTCAGGTCCAGGACACGTACAGCGAGGGCCTGTACATTGACTACCGCTGGctcaacaaggagaagatcaGGCCCCGCTTTGCTTTTGGCCACGGTCTCAGCTACACCAACTTCTCGTTTGATGCCACCATCGAGTCTGTCACTCCACTGTCTCTGGTTCCTCCTGCCCGTGCGCCCAAGGGCTCAACGCCGGTGTACTCGACCGAAATCCCCCCCGCCTCGGAGGCGTACTGGCCGGAAGGGTTCAACAGGATCTGGCGGTACCTCTACTCCTGGCTCAACAAGAACGACGCGGATAACGCCTACGCTGTTGGTATCGCCGGGGTGAAGAAGTATAACTATCCCGCTGGGTACAGCACCGCCCAGAAGCCCGGTCCCGCAGccggtggcggggaggggggtaaCCCTGCGCTTTGGGATATTGCTTTCCGTGTCCCAGTTACGGTCAAGAACACTGGGGATACGTTCTCGGGACGGGCTTCGGTGCAGGCTTATGTTCAGTATCCTGAGGGGATCCCGTATGATACGCCTGTTGTGCAGCTGAGGGACTTTGAGAAGACGAGGGTTTTGGCtccgggggaggaggagacggtgacGGTTGAGCTGACGAGGAAGGACTTGAGCGTGTGGGACACGGAGCTGCAGAACTGGGTTGTgccgggggttggggggaagaagtaTACGGTTTGGATTGGGGAGGCGAGCGATAGGTTGTTTACGGCTTGTTATACAGATACGGGGGTttgtgagggggggagggtgccgcCTGTTTAA